In a single window of the Neoarius graeffei isolate fNeoGra1 chromosome 28, fNeoGra1.pri, whole genome shotgun sequence genome:
- the LOC132876100 gene encoding uncharacterized protein LOC132876100 → MLDLSTPYKPKNLPEGNVLCAELIQKGHKAASKFLAKEKKDMYPETGTPTECSMWWLQGKEGKKKNKRAMCIMVSHYERVVKQLDRSQGEVLELEAKTKSQEEELKVLKLKLQQCDNQGEEIKLLKLKLMQMEEENAQLNHEMLKNSTKVSQLMSKTDSQKKEITSLKQTVLEQETENKQLKEEIADYNTSGDTSKKSLSLLVPVTYSRSWQRSLASLLEELPALQCNNYNYEFWAKIKSWLLKGEVDPQYVFQLVRIKCPPEAWQAIEEKFSSKDLTEMASSNLSTSGKLEKLWKCVSEALGPGTKLFQLYYHRRQKVGETFEEYILEKFRLYCSYGVDKMEPDKNDQHFLCNVLEKAANNYQILELQYPTSYNDLLIKAMLIENMPRSIEWNNKCFNCGKKGHTKAECRRPGGGAEVGRNQCFTCGGYNHKAKNCWTY, encoded by the coding sequence ATGCTTGACCTATCGACGCCATATAAGCCAAAGAACCTGCCAGAAGGCAACGTCTTATGCGCTGAATTGATACAAAAGGGACACAAAGCTGCATCCAAGTTTTTGGCTAAAGAAAAGAAGGACATGTACCCTGAAACAGGAACCCCTACGGAATGTAGCATGTGGTGGTTGCAGGGCAAAGAGGGTAAAAAGAAGAACAAAAGGGCAATGTGCATAATGGTTTCTCACTATGAACGAGTAGTCAAGCAACTGGACAGGAGCCAAGGCGAAGTGTTGGAGCTCGAAGCTAAAACAAAGTCTCAAGAAGAAGAGCTCAAAGTGCTGAAGCTGAAACTCCAGCAGTGCGACAATCAAGGGGAAGAAATAAAATTGTTGAAGCTGAAACTCATGCAAATGGAAGAAGAAAATGCACAACTAAATCATGAGATGTTGAAAAATTCTACTAAAGTGTCACAGCTCATGTCCAAAACAGACTCTCAAAAGAAAGAGATCACCTCACTAAAGCAGACAGTCCTGGAACAGGAAACAGAAAACAAGCAACTGAAAGAAGAGATTGCCGATTACAATACTTCTGGTGACACCTCTAAAAAGTCTTTAAGCCTTCTAGTACCTGTGACTTACAGCAGAAGCTGGCAGAGATCACTTGCTTCTCTGCTTGAAGAACTTCCAGCCTTGCAGTGTAACAACTACAACTATGAGTTCTGGGCCAAGATAAAGAGTTGGCTCCTCAAAGGAGAAGTGGATCCTCAGTACGTCTTTCAACTTGTCAGAATAAAATGCCCTCCCGAGGCTTGGCAGGCAATAGAAGAGAAGTTCAGCAGCAAAGACCTGACCGAGATGGCCTCTTCCAACCTTTCAACAAGTGGCAAACTGGAAAAACTCTGGAAGTGTGTTTCAGAAGCTCTTGGGCCAGGTACCAAATTGTTTCAGCTGTATTACCACCGAAGGCAAAAGGTTGGTGAAACATTTGAGGAGTATATTCTGGAGAAGTTCAGGCTGTATTGTTCCTACGGGGTGGACAAGATGGAGCCGGACAAGAACGACCAACATTTTCTCTGTAATGTCCTCGAGAAAGCAGCAAACAACTATCAGATCTTAGAGCTGCAGTACCCCACAAGCTACAATGACTTGCTGATCAAAGCCATGCTTATTGAGAATATGCCAAGGTCAATTGAGTGGAACAACAAGTGCTTCAACTGTGGCAAGAAAGGCCACACTAAAGCTGAGTGCAGAAGACCAGGAGGGGGCGCAGAGGTCGGGCGGAACCAGTGCTTTACATGTGGGGGGTATAATCATAAGGCCAAGAATTGCTGGACTTATTAG